In Kordia antarctica, the following proteins share a genomic window:
- a CDS encoding GNAT family N-acetyltransferase gives MKIQSLENTPVEEIIKTLNLAFSDYLIPINFTLDYVNERWTASGVDYSLSFGVFDNEKLVGFIIHAINRYGDSKVAFNASTGIIPTHRRKGLLTKLYSTAIPTLKENGIQVSTLEVITENERAILAYQKVGFKIDRQYKLYKFNWEQKEIESELEVEMNADFDFETFEHLQNYFPSLENQNHCLEKLKKSLVSISIFDKKEIVAYLIFHKTSNRIHRLGVKENDWNSFGEILFSGLASGNYNIINIDTNNNNIHSFFKKMKFENYIDQYDMSLEF, from the coding sequence ATGAAAATACAATCATTAGAAAACACGCCTGTTGAAGAGATCATAAAGACCTTGAATCTGGCGTTTTCTGATTATTTAATCCCTATCAATTTTACGCTCGATTATGTGAACGAACGCTGGACAGCTTCCGGCGTAGATTACAGTTTGTCGTTTGGTGTTTTTGACAATGAGAAATTAGTCGGGTTCATCATTCATGCGATAAATAGGTATGGAGATTCGAAAGTCGCGTTTAACGCTTCTACAGGAATTATTCCGACACATCGTAGAAAAGGCCTGTTGACGAAATTATATTCAACCGCGATTCCAACGTTAAAAGAAAATGGAATTCAAGTAAGCACATTGGAAGTAATTACAGAAAATGAACGCGCCATTTTAGCATATCAAAAAGTAGGTTTCAAAATTGATCGTCAATATAAATTATACAAATTCAATTGGGAACAAAAAGAAATTGAATCGGAACTCGAAGTTGAAATGAATGCTGATTTCGATTTTGAAACATTCGAACATTTACAAAACTATTTTCCTTCATTAGAAAATCAAAATCATTGTTTGGAAAAGCTTAAAAAAAGTTTAGTTTCGATTTCAATTTTTGATAAAAAAGAAATCGTTGCATATTTAATTTTTCATAAAACTTCAAATAGAATTCATCGATTAGGTGTAAAAGAAAATGATTGGAATAGTTTTGGTGAAATTTTATTTTCAGGGTTGGCATCAGGAAATTATAATATTATAAATATTGACACTAATAATAATAATATTCACAGTTTTTTCAAAAAGATGAAGTTCGAAAATTACATTGATCAATATGATATGAGTCTGGAATTTTGA
- a CDS encoding class I SAM-dependent methyltransferase: MDNITVKDHSVSGEEFQLVFDDVLEMYKTEPQPSLDKLPSYYQSEDYISHTDTKRNLFEKIYHWVRTYMLSKKMALVDLHTNSDGKKVLDIGCGTGDFLAMAQKYNWNISGVEPDAEARKIASEKTSIEIHDNNWLSKISDDSFDAITMWHVLEHVPNLEEQIAMLKRIVKPTGSIFIAVPNFKSHDATHYKELWAAFDVPRHLWHFSQKSITELFSKENMKVVKILPMKFDAYYVSLLSEKHKTGKMNPVKAFYRGFVSNFKAMNSSEYSSLIYVIKND, from the coding sequence ATGGATAACATTACGGTAAAAGATCATTCTGTTTCTGGTGAAGAATTTCAGCTTGTGTTTGACGACGTTTTGGAAATGTACAAAACCGAACCGCAACCAAGTTTGGACAAATTACCTTCCTATTACCAAAGCGAAGATTATATTTCACATACCGATACGAAGCGGAATTTATTCGAAAAAATATACCATTGGGTTCGTACATATATGCTTTCTAAAAAAATGGCGTTGGTAGATTTGCATACGAATAGTGATGGAAAAAAAGTGCTAGATATTGGTTGCGGAACTGGAGACTTTTTGGCAATGGCTCAAAAATACAACTGGAATATTTCTGGTGTTGAACCTGACGCTGAAGCTCGGAAAATTGCTTCTGAGAAAACATCAATCGAGATTCATGACAACAATTGGCTTTCCAAAATTTCCGACGATAGTTTTGATGCAATTACCATGTGGCATGTGTTAGAACATGTTCCTAACTTAGAGGAACAAATTGCGATGCTGAAACGAATTGTAAAACCAACTGGAAGTATTTTCATTGCCGTTCCAAATTTTAAAAGTCATGATGCAACTCATTACAAAGAACTTTGGGCAGCGTTTGATGTGCCGAGACACCTTTGGCATTTCTCACAAAAATCTATCACAGAACTATTTTCAAAGGAAAACATGAAAGTAGTAAAAATCTTACCAATGAAATTTGATGCGTATTATGTGAGTTTACTTTCTGAAAAACACAAAACCGGAAAGATGAATCCTGTAAAAGCATTTTATAGAGGATTTGTCTCAAATTTTAAAGCGATGAATAGTTCGGAGTATTCTTCATTGATTTACGTAATCAAGAACGACTAA
- a CDS encoding OmpH family outer membrane protein, translated as MKKLIVLAIAALGLYSCQESAKIAFVDNSELINEYQEKKDLEGKFTTIIDGFNKRKDSMQQMFNLELKQAQETAAKASPKKQQELSVKIQQLGERLDQQIKIEQNRISEESRTQNDSLVSSVKKFVAEYGETNGYDYILGKNEFTGNMYYGKEKHDITKAVLEALNKKYADKK; from the coding sequence ATGAAAAAATTAATCGTTTTGGCAATTGCCGCACTCGGATTGTATTCTTGTCAGGAATCTGCAAAAATTGCTTTTGTTGACAATTCTGAATTAATCAACGAATACCAAGAGAAAAAAGATTTAGAAGGAAAGTTTACTACAATTATTGACGGTTTCAATAAAAGAAAAGACAGCATGCAACAAATGTTTAATCTTGAATTGAAACAAGCGCAAGAAACTGCTGCAAAAGCTTCTCCAAAAAAACAACAAGAATTATCGGTTAAAATTCAACAATTGGGTGAACGTTTGGATCAGCAAATCAAAATTGAGCAAAATCGTATTTCTGAAGAGAGCAGAACGCAAAATGATTCTTTGGTAAGCAGCGTGAAAAAATTTGTTGCCGAATACGGAGAAACAAATGGATACGATTATATTTTAGGTAAAAATGAATTTACAGGAAATATGTATTACGGAAAAGAAAAGCATGATATTACGAAAGCTGTTTTAGAAGCGTTGAATAAAAAGTACGCAGATAAAAAGTAA
- a CDS encoding nucleotidyl transferase AbiEii/AbiGii toxin family protein, with product MLKNQIINLKVVEKVALALGELNKEVIYVGGAVVSLYVTDESAEQPRPTKDIDISVQISTYSQMEELREKLATKKIYPAQTETVIYRYTYDKILIDFIPWEQTALGPTNSWLKPGFEKAYPVKIGNAEIHILPVSLFLATKWEAFKGRGKDHRTSHDFEDIIHIIDNNIDLLKDVKNAEEDVQVFLKEMSEHILFHSSRNEIIECHINPYTAKDRRELIIDKLQKILEL from the coding sequence ATGCTTAAAAATCAAATAATAAACTTAAAAGTAGTTGAAAAAGTTGCTTTAGCATTAGGAGAACTTAATAAAGAAGTTATTTATGTTGGCGGCGCTGTAGTGAGTTTGTATGTTACAGATGAAAGTGCAGAACAACCAAGACCAACTAAAGATATTGACATTTCTGTTCAAATAAGTACGTATTCTCAAATGGAAGAACTGAGAGAAAAATTAGCTACTAAAAAGATTTATCCAGCACAAACTGAAACTGTAATATATCGTTATACGTATGATAAAATACTGATTGATTTTATTCCGTGGGAACAAACTGCTCTTGGGCCAACAAATAGTTGGTTAAAACCTGGTTTTGAAAAAGCGTATCCAGTTAAAATTGGCAATGCAGAGATTCACATTTTACCCGTTAGTTTATTTCTAGCTACAAAATGGGAAGCATTTAAAGGCAGAGGAAAAGATCATAGAACAAGTCATGACTTTGAAGATATAATCCATATAATTGACAATAATATTGACTTACTTAAAGATGTGAAAAATGCAGAAGAAGACGTTCAAGTATTTTTGAAAGAAATGAGTGAACATATACTATTTCATTCTTCCAGAAATGAAATTATAGAGTGTCATATAAATCCTTATACAGCGAAAGACCGAAGAGAATTAATTATTGATAAGCTTCAAAAAATACTCGAATTATAA